The sequence below is a genomic window from Blastococcus sp. Marseille-P5729.
GCGCACCAGGTCGACGACGATCCGGTTGGCCTCCTCGCCGTCGCGCGCCCAGTGCACCGTCGCGCCGTTCGCGGTCAGCGACTCCTCGAGCTGCTCGAGATAGTGCGGCAGGTGGCGAAGCACGCGGTTCTTCAGCTGGCCGCCGGCGCGGCGCATCTGCTGCCAGTTGGGTAGCTCCTCGACCGCATTCGCTCGCTTCTTGCGAATGGTGTGCGTGGCGTGGTGCAGGTTGCGACGCTGCTGGACGTTCGCCAGCTCACGCTTCGCGGCCACCGGGAAGGGCGGCGAGTCACGGAAGTCACCGGCCGGCGGCTCCGGGGTCAGCCGCCCGTTCTCGTCACGGCGCAGGTGTGCGTCGTCGACGCGCGGAGTCTCTGCGGTCATAGCTGATGCTCCTGGGAGTTGAGGATCTCGGCCAGATGGATCGGCTTGATGCCGGCGCGGTCACGCTCGAGGACGCCGCCGATGCTCATCAGGCACGAGTTGTCACCCGCGACCAGATATTCGGCCCCGGTGGACCTCGCGTTGGCGACCTTGTCGAAGGTCATCGCGACGCTCACGTCGGCGTTCTTCATCGCGAAGGTGCCCCCGAAGCCGCAGCACTGCTCGGCGTCCGGCAGCGGCACGACCTCGATGCCGCGGACGGCGTTCAGCAGCTGCTGCGGCCGGTCTCCGACGCGGGTGATCCGCAGCGAGTGGCAGGTCGGGTGGTAGGTGACGCGGTGCGGGAAGTACGCGCCTACGTCGACGACGCCCAGGACGTCGACGATGAACTCGCTGAGCTCGAGCGTTCGCTTCGCGAGCGAGGTCGCCTGCTTCTCCAGCCCGCTGTCCTTGGCGTACGACGCGAGCATCGGGTGCTGGTCGCGGACCGCGCCGACGCAGCTGCCCGAGGGCCCCACGATGTAGTCGTAGTCGCCGAAGGCCTTCGCGTAGGTGCGCACGCTCGGCAGCGCCTCGTCGTAGTAGCCGGTGTTGGTGAAGATCTGGCCGCAGCAGGTCTGCTCGCGAGGGAACTCGACGGTGCAGCCGAGCCTTTCGAGCAGCTGCACGGTCGCAATGGGCGTCTGCGGGAACATCGTGTCGCACACGCACGTGGCGAACAGCGCGACCGTCACCCCCGTGCCCGGCAGCGTTGACGTCTCGGTGGAGGTCATGCGCATCGTCTCCTTAGATTGCCGATCGGCGCTCACGTGCTTACCCGCTCGCGCAGCCGGTGAATCAGGCGAGCTTGGCCAGAAGCAGCGCCTCAGCCGTCGCGGCCTTGGCGAAGTCGCCGAGGTGCAGCGACTCGTCGATGCCGTGCTGACGGCTGTCGGGATCGCCGACCGCCGTAACGAGGACGACGGCGTCCGGGAAGGCGCTCTGGAAGTCAGCGATCATGGGGATCGAGCCGCCCATTCCGATCTGCACGGGCTCCGTGCCGAAGGCCTGGCCGATCGCCTCGATCGCCTTCTCGCAGATCGCACCCTCGACGGAGACGATCCCGGGCTGACCGGTCTCGCCGTCGACGACGCTCACCTGCGCACCCCACGGCGCGTGCGTCTCGAGGTGCTTGCGCAAGCACTGCAGCGCGCGATCGGCATCATCGCCGGGGGCGACGCGCAGGCTGACCTTTGCCCGGGCAACGGGAAGGAGGGTGTTGGAAGCATCCGCGACCGCAGGCGCGTCGATGGCCAGCACGCTCACCGCAGGCTTGGTCCACATCCGGTCGACGGCACTGCCATCGCCGATCCACTCGACGCCCTCCAGCAACCCGGTCTCGGCACGCAGGCGATCTTCGGGATAGTCGAGATCGGCGGCGGTCGCCGAGTGCAAGCCCTCGACGGCGACATTGCCCTCGGCGTCGTGCAAGGTGGCCAGCAACCGGCACAGCGTCGTCAGCGCGTCGGGAACGACCCCGCCGTACATCCCCGAGTGCAGTGCGTGATCGAGGGTCCGCACCTCGACGGTGCAGTCGGCCAGACCGCGCAGTGTCGTGGTGAGCGCCGGCGTCCCGACCTCCCAGTTCCCGGAGTCGAGGATGACGAACACGTCCGCGCGAAGGGCATCGGAGTGCTGCTCGATCAGGGCGCGTAGCGAGGGTGAGCCGATCTCCTCCTCACCCTCGATGAACAGGGTGACGCCGACGGGCGGCTTGCCGCCGAAGGCGCGCAGCGCCGCGAGGTGGGCGGCGAACCCGCCCTTGTCGTCGGCGGTGCCGCGGCCGAACAGCCGGCCGTCGCGCTCGGTGGCCTCGAAGGGCTCGGAGGTCCACTGATCGGGGTCGCCCGTGGGCTGGACATCGTGATGCGCGTACAGACACACCGTCGGCTTGCCCTCCGGGGCGGGAAAGTGCGCGATGACGGCGGGCTTGCCGCCGGCCTCGACGATCTCGGCGCCCTGCGCGCCGGCCTCGCGCAGCAGGCGAGCGACCTCCTCGGCGGACTCGCGCACCTTGTGCTCATGCTCGGCGGAGGAGCTGATCGAGTCGATCGCGACGAGCTTGACGAGGTCCTCGATGGTCGCGGGCAGGACATCTGCGACGGCGTCCTTGATCTGCTGAAGGTCCATGCGCCCCACCATACGACCCCGGCGAGAGCCTGACGAGCGCCGCGATCAGTACTCGGCGCGGAAGGTCTTGCCGAGGTCTCGCGCCTGCCCGAAATAGTGCCGGAAGTTGTACAGGAGGGGCTGCCAGCGGGTGAGATCGACGTGGTCGGTGCCGGGCACGACGAGGTCCTCTCGCACGAGCACCTGCCGCACCTCGGCCTGCACGATGAAGAACTCGCCGTCGGCCGAGCGGCGGACATCGCCGGCGACCGCCTCGATGCTCACCGGCAGCTCGTGCACGCGGTCAGCGGCGACCGTCTGGGAGCGGACCGCGGTGAGCCCTGCATCGGCGAACTTGTCGTGGCTGGTCCGAAAGGCTGCCCGCTTCGCCTCGGGCACCGGTTCAGCACCGGTGAGCGGCGCGAGCCGTTCCACTAGCTCCCACTCGGCTGGCGATGCCATGCCGATGACGAGGTCTCGTCGCTGCTGCAGGTTGCGGGCGGCATGCGCGAGGTGGTGGATGCCGAGCACGTACGTCCGGCCCAGCTCGACCCGGCGGAGATCGACTTCGGCAGCTCGATCCCGATCGGGCCGAGGAATATCTGCAGGTATGCCGACCAGCCCTGGGCCACGACGCCGGCTCCCAGCCGGAGCTCCAGCAGCAGGTCCCAGCCGATGATCCATGCGACCAGCTCGCCCAGGCTCGCGTAGGAGAACGTGTACGCCGATCCGCTGACGGGAATGGTGGAAGCGAACTCGGCATAGCAGAGCGCGGCAAATCCGCAGCACGCCGCGGCGATGAGGAACGAGATCACGACCGCAGGGCCGGCCTGCGTGCCCGCCGCGCGGCCGGCGACGGTGAAGATCCCGGCACCGATCACGACGCCGACGCCGAACACGGTGAGGTCGAGGGCAGAAAGCCTCTTCTTGAGATGGGCGTAGAGACAGACAGTCGGCTTTCCTTCAGGAGCCGCGAAGCGCGCGATGACCGCGGGCTTGCCGCCCGCCTCCACAATCTGCGCGTCCTGACAGCCGGCCTCCCTCAACAGCCGGGCCACCTCCTGGGCCGAGTCCCGGACCCGGTCGTCATGGGTGGAAAGGGAGCTGATCGACTCGATCGCCACGAGCGCCTTGAGATCCTCGATGGTCTGCGGCAGGACGCGAGCCACGGCGTCCCTGACGGTCTGGGTGTCCATATGCCCACCCTACGAATCTGCCAGTTCAGCGGCTCAGCGGGCTGTAGAAGACCAGCCCGTTGCCCTTGTTGTCGTAGACCACGGCGCGGCGCTCGTGCGCGTCGTCGTACGGGTCCTTCACGACCGCGCCCCCGGAATCGACGATCGCCTTGGCCGCGGCGTCGACGTCCGAGGTCTTGATGCCGACGACGACCTGCCCCGGGATCGGATGATCGACCGCGGTCGCGAGCGCGATCGTCACCGATCCGCCGTCTATCGCCGCGTAGTGGGCGCCGTCGCGGAACTTCAGCTTCATGCCCAGGGTCTCGGTGTAGAACGCGATTGAGGCATCCAGGTCGTCGGTGCTCAGCAGGACCTGCCGGACGTCGTAGTCGCTCATGACGGGGTTCTCCTTCTACTCGGTGGTGTCCCTTCACGGACCCTACGCCGGACCCTTTCACGCCGGAGGGCCCGGACGCCGCGAGCGGGCTTTCCCGGTGCAAGCGGGGATAAAAGCCCTCCCGCAGCCCACGACCCCTCCCGCAGCCCACAACCCCGCGCGTGGCCAACAAGCCCTCCTGGGGCAGGAGTGTGACGTCAACTTCCGCAACGAAACCAAGGCGTAGTCACCCGGCCCACGACGTACGAAGGCCCCGCACGTGATGCGCGGGGCCTTCGTCGTCCCAGCCGCCGGCGGCGGCGCGGACCGTTAATTACATGGCCAGGCCACCGTCGACCGGCAGCACAGTTCCGGTGATGTACCCGGCCTCCTCCGAGGCGAGGAATCCGATGGCCGCGGCGATCTCCTCCGGCTCGGCGAACCGGCCGATCGGGATCCCGGCGGCGATCTCACCGAGCTTGTCCTCCGGGATGGAGGCGACCATGCGGGTCTTGGCGTTGGGCGAGATCGCGTTGACCGTGACGCCGAAGCGAGCGAGCTCCTTGGCGGTCGTCTTGGTGAACCCGACGATGCCGGCCTTCGCCGTCGCGTAGTTGGCCTGGCCGGTGTTGCCGTGCAGGCCGGTGTACGACGTGACGTTGATGATGCGGCCGTACTCCTGCTTGCGGAAGTGTGGGACCGCCGCGCGGGTGAAGCGGAAGGTGCCACCGGCGTGCACCGACAGCACCTGGTCCCACTGCTCGTCGGTCATCTTCCACACGACGGTGTCGCGCAGAATGCCAGCGTTGTTGACGATGACGTCGATGCTGCCGGTCTCCTCGACGACCTGGCCCACCAGCGCCTCGACCTGTTCGGTGCTGCTCACGTCGACTGGGAAGCCGTGGGCGCCGATCTCGTCGGCGGCCTTCTTCAGCTCGTCGGCGTCGAAGTCGCACATGTACGTGCGGGCGCCGGCGTCCTGGAAGAAACGCGCCACCTCCAGGCCGATTCCGCGCGCAGCGCCGGTCACGATGACCGAGCGGTTGGTGAAGTCGAACTTGACGTTGCCCATGCTGCGATTCCTTACTTCGAGACCGAGGTACCGGTGGAGCCGAGATCGGCGCAGGCCTGCACGACGCGCTCACTCATCGCGGCCTCAGCCTTCTTCATGTACGAACGCGGGTCGTACACCTTCTTGTTGCCGACCTCCCCGTCGACCTTCAGGACGCCATCGTAGTTCTGGAACATGTGGGTCACGATCGGGCGGGAGAAGGCGTACTGGGTGTCGGTATCGACGTTCATCTTCACGACGCCGTACGAGACGGCGTCCTTGATGTCCTGCTCCTCGGAACCCGAGCCACCGTGGAAGACCAGGTCGAACGGCTTGTCGTTGCCGCCGCCGAGCTTCTCTGCCGCCGCCTTCTGGCCTTCACGCAGCACTTCGGGCCGCAGCTTCACGTTGCCGGGCTTGTAGACGCCGTGGACGTTACCGAAGGTCGCGGCCAGCAGGTAGCGGCCGTTCTCACCGGAGCCGAGCGCCTCGAGGGTCTTCAGGAAATCATCGTTGGTGGTGTAGAGCTTGTCGTTGATCGCGTTCTCGACGCCGTCCTCCTCACCACCGACGACACCCACCTCGACCTCGAGGATGATGTTGGCCTTCTTGCACTCGGCAAGCAGGTCCTTGGCGATCTCCAGGTTCTCCTCGAGCGGCACGGCGGAGCCGTCCCACATGTGCGACTGGAACAGCGGGTTCTGGCCGTTCGCGACGCGGTCCTGGCTGATCTTCAGCAGCGGGCGGACGTAGGTGTCGAGCTTGTCCTTCGGGCAGTGGTCGGTGTGCAGCGCGATGTTGACGCCGTACTTCTCGGCGACCACGTGCGCGAACTCGGCAAGCGCGACCGCGCCGGTCACCATGTCCTTCACGCCCAGGCCGGAGCCGAACTCGGCGCCGCCGGTGGAGAACTGCACGATGCCGTCGGACCCTGCGTCGGCAAAGCCCTTGATGGCGGCGTTGATGGTCTCAGAGGAGGTGCAGTTGATGGCGGGGTAGGCGAACCCCTCCTTCTTGGCGCGATCGAGCATCTGCGCGTAGACCTCGGGAGTAGCGATAGGCATGGGTTCTCCTTGACGGGGTAGACGACTCTGTCCGCTACCCTCACCCTATTGCGCCCGGCCCCGGGAGTCAGCACGCCCGTCCGTGGCTCTGCCCACCCGACCCAGCGGTCGCCGGGGCCCGGTGACGCCCTAGGCCGCTCCTGCCTTGCGTACGGCCGGCTTCTCGACCGGCGGCAGGCTCTCCAGCTCCGCGAGCGGGTCGCTGAGCACCGGCAGCTCGATGCGCGCCGCCTGGCAGGTGGCCGGTCGCAGGTGGGCCTCCCACTCGCCGACCGTCTGGTCGAGAGCCGTGGCGATCGACTCGGCGGCGGCGGTCCGCAACGCCTTGCGGTCGTCGATGGGACGGACGTGCTTGGGCATGATCCGCGGCAGGATCTCGATCCGAAGTGTCAGTCCGCGCTGACTGATGATTGCCTTGATCGAGTCGAGCAACGGTTGCTCGCCGACGTACGCCCCGGCCGTCGTGATCTCGCCGTTCCGGTCGAGCCAGGAGAAGGCGACAGGCTGGACCGGCACGCCGACGTCGATCGCGGCTTGGAACATCGCGGGAAAGAGGGGTGCCATGCCCCGCCCGCACGTTGTCGTCGCCTCGGGGAAGGTTGCGACGACCTCTCCGGCACGCATACGGCGGCCCACCTCCTTGCGCACCTCGTCGACCGCTCGGTAGTTCTCGCGGTCGATGAAGATCGTGCCGGCCGCCTTGGCGACGTCCCCGATGAGCGGCCACTGGCCGATCTCCTTCTTCGAGACCATCGTCACCGGCTGTACCGCGCCGTACGCCATGACATCCAGCCAGGAGACGTGATTGCCCACGACCAGCACCGGCTCGCCGCGGTCGGCGAAGGTGC
It includes:
- a CDS encoding (Fe-S)-binding protein, producing MTSTETSTLPGTGVTVALFATCVCDTMFPQTPIATVQLLERLGCTVEFPREQTCCGQIFTNTGYYDEALPSVRTYAKAFGDYDYIVGPSGSCVGAVRDQHPMLASYAKDSGLEKQATSLAKRTLELSEFIVDVLGVVDVGAYFPHRVTYHPTCHSLRITRVGDRPQQLLNAVRGIEVVPLPDAEQCCGFGGTFAMKNADVSVAMTFDKVANARSTGAEYLVAGDNSCLMSIGGVLERDRAGIKPIHLAEILNSQEHQL
- a CDS encoding dipeptidase, which produces MDLQQIKDAVADVLPATIEDLVKLVAIDSISSSAEHEHKVRESAEEVARLLREAGAQGAEIVEAGGKPAVIAHFPAPEGKPTVCLYAHHDVQPTGDPDQWTSEPFEATERDGRLFGRGTADDKGGFAAHLAALRAFGGKPPVGVTLFIEGEEEIGSPSLRALIEQHSDALRADVFVILDSGNWEVGTPALTTTLRGLADCTVEVRTLDHALHSGMYGGVVPDALTTLCRLLATLHDAEGNVAVEGLHSATAADLDYPEDRLRAETGLLEGVEWIGDGSAVDRMWTKPAVSVLAIDAPAVADASNTLLPVARAKVSLRVAPGDDADRALQCLRKHLETHAPWGAQVSVVDGETGQPGIVSVEGAICEKAIEAIGQAFGTEPVQIGMGGSIPMIADFQSAFPDAVVLVTAVGDPDSRQHGIDESLHLGDFAKAATAEALLLAKLA
- a CDS encoding amino acid permease, whose amino-acid sequence is MDTQTVRDAVARVLPQTIEDLKALVAIESISSLSTHDDRVRDSAQEVARLLREAGCQDAQIVEAGGKPAVIARFAAPEGKPTVCLYAHLKKRLSALDLTVFGVGVVIGAGIFTVAGRAAGTQAGPAVVISFLIAAACCGFAALCYAEFASTIPVSGSAYTFSYASLGELVAWIIGWDLLLELRLGAGVVAQGWSAYLQIFLGPIGIELPKSISAGSSWAGRTCSASTTSRMPPATCSSDETSSSAWHRQPSGS
- a CDS encoding VOC family protein, translated to MSDYDVRQVLLSTDDLDASIAFYTETLGMKLKFRDGAHYAAIDGGSVTIALATAVDHPIPGQVVVGIKTSDVDAAAKAIVDSGGAVVKDPYDDAHERRAVVYDNKGNGLVFYSPLSR
- a CDS encoding SDR family NAD(P)-dependent oxidoreductase, with protein sequence MGNVKFDFTNRSVIVTGAARGIGLEVARFFQDAGARTYMCDFDADELKKAADEIGAHGFPVDVSSTEQVEALVGQVVEETGSIDVIVNNAGILRDTVVWKMTDEQWDQVLSVHAGGTFRFTRAAVPHFRKQEYGRIINVTSYTGLHGNTGQANYATAKAGIVGFTKTTAKELARFGVTVNAISPNAKTRMVASIPEDKLGEIAAGIPIGRFAEPEEIAAAIGFLASEEAGYITGTVLPVDGGLAM
- the fbaA gene encoding class II fructose-bisphosphate aldolase, coding for MPIATPEVYAQMLDRAKKEGFAYPAINCTSSETINAAIKGFADAGSDGIVQFSTGGAEFGSGLGVKDMVTGAVALAEFAHVVAEKYGVNIALHTDHCPKDKLDTYVRPLLKISQDRVANGQNPLFQSHMWDGSAVPLEENLEIAKDLLAECKKANIILEVEVGVVGGEEDGVENAINDKLYTTNDDFLKTLEALGSGENGRYLLAATFGNVHGVYKPGNVKLRPEVLREGQKAAAEKLGGGNDKPFDLVFHGGSGSEEQDIKDAVSYGVVKMNVDTDTQYAFSRPIVTHMFQNYDGVLKVDGEVGNKKVYDPRSYMKKAEAAMSERVVQACADLGSTGTSVSK
- a CDS encoding 1-acyl-sn-glycerol-3-phosphate acyltransferase, with product MPRFESCPHLCARQGITRRHEAGLALMARRVLAILQVLIVGMCGIALRSTTDRLRRRRRTPAYVARTYRRLIEACGIELDIVGVRRTFADRGEPVLVVGNHVSWLDVMAYGAVQPVTMVSKKEIGQWPLIGDVAKAAGTIFIDRENYRAVDEVRKEVGRRMRAGEVVATFPEATTTCGRGMAPLFPAMFQAAIDVGVPVQPVAFSWLDRNGEITTAGAYVGEQPLLDSIKAIISQRGLTLRIEILPRIMPKHVRPIDDRKALRTAAAESIATALDQTVGEWEAHLRPATCQAARIELPVLSDPLAELESLPPVEKPAVRKAGAA